Proteins from a single region of Sporosarcina sp. P33:
- a CDS encoding acyl-CoA dehydrogenase family protein has protein sequence MNFEFSEDTQLLIKNVRDFVYNVVDPLANEIEKTDEIPQSIVEKSKEMGLFGLSIPEEYGGLGLDTVSKFAILEEVGRTSNAYTTLIGGHNGIGTVGIVEMGNEEQKRKYLPKLAAGEHIGVFGLTEPSAGSDAANIKTTAVRQGNKYILNGSKHYITNATIGDIFTVMAVTDPSKGAKGITSFIMERNTPGFTVGKKEAKMGLHGAQSVELFFENCEIPVENVLGEPGQGFVNALKILANGRAALAARNLGSCVKLLELSLDFAMEREQFGKPIFEQQIIQHYLAEMDLEIETLRSLTYRVAWMVDQGMNVVREASMAKLYGSEAYCRIADKAVQIHGGLGYMQDYPIERYYRDARITRIYEGTSEIQKNIISNQLRKKYNLNREKGAALIF, from the coding sequence ATGAACTTTGAATTTTCCGAGGATACTCAGTTATTAATTAAAAATGTCCGTGATTTTGTTTACAACGTGGTAGATCCGCTGGCAAATGAAATTGAGAAGACAGATGAAATTCCGCAATCCATAGTAGAGAAGAGCAAGGAAATGGGGCTGTTTGGCTTAAGTATTCCTGAAGAATATGGCGGTCTAGGTCTTGATACAGTAAGTAAATTCGCAATTCTTGAAGAAGTGGGAAGAACATCCAATGCGTATACAACCCTCATTGGCGGCCATAACGGTATAGGCACGGTAGGAATTGTGGAAATGGGGAATGAGGAACAAAAGAGGAAGTACTTGCCTAAACTGGCTGCCGGTGAACATATTGGAGTCTTTGGATTAACTGAGCCAAGTGCAGGCTCAGACGCCGCCAACATTAAAACAACTGCAGTTCGCCAAGGTAATAAATACATTTTGAATGGTTCAAAACATTATATTACGAATGCAACCATTGGAGATATATTTACAGTTATGGCTGTGACTGATCCAAGTAAAGGTGCGAAAGGAATTACATCTTTCATCATGGAAAGAAATACTCCAGGTTTCACTGTTGGAAAGAAAGAAGCGAAAATGGGGTTGCATGGCGCTCAGTCAGTGGAACTATTTTTTGAAAACTGTGAGATTCCCGTGGAAAATGTGTTAGGTGAGCCAGGACAGGGATTTGTAAACGCCTTAAAAATTCTGGCCAATGGCAGAGCGGCACTGGCAGCACGAAACTTGGGCTCATGCGTCAAACTGCTTGAACTTTCGCTGGACTTTGCGATGGAAAGAGAACAATTTGGCAAACCTATTTTCGAACAGCAGATCATTCAGCATTATTTGGCTGAAATGGATTTGGAAATTGAAACACTGCGGAGCTTAACCTATCGGGTGGCCTGGATGGTGGATCAGGGAATGAATGTCGTTCGTGAAGCGTCTATGGCGAAACTATACGGATCTGAAGCGTATTGCCGCATAGCTGATAAAGCCGTACAAATACACGGCGGACTTGGCTATATGCAAGACTATCCAATCGAGCGCTACTACCGTGATGCAAGAATCACCAGAATTTATGAAGGTACTTCTGAGATACAAAAAAACATTATCTCCAATCAACTGCGTAAAAAATATAATTTGAATAGGGAAAAGGGAGCGGCGCTGATTTTTTAA
- a CDS encoding long-chain fatty acid--CoA ligase produces MSTSSLVLSQQLLIGELLKQASHKTPDKESFVFEDERVTYKQMDDRATHLAGWLQSNGVKKNDKVGFILKNGLPFIEVFFGVSLSGGVGVPLNFRLAANELEYIINNSDTKLLIIDNEFAEVILSIQDRIPNVETLVIVNNTGTIQNGITYSSIFEEPVLYTPCEDLTDNDPGMIVYTSGTTGKPKGAVLTHKNLYINRLQIIWETKTPLYAKQLIIPPLFHVAAMAGLIKNCLINGTAVIHRDFNPENTLVTIEKEKINSIMLVPAMWNSVLEVTDLEKYDLSSVIECSSGGAVCPLELKKKIMSTLKNASYNETLGQTEMSPAATSLNNQDVIRKTKSVGKPILGVEARIVDENMNDVPVGEAGEIVFRGPSVMKEYYNNPEGTEEAFKGGWFHSGDIVRADEEGFIYIVDRKKDMLISGGENIYPVEIEAVLHAHPSIFECAVVGVPDINWGESVKAFIVCKQGEELSADEVINYCTKHLASYKKPKYVEFVDQLPRNASGKILKQVLRNDLLKK; encoded by the coding sequence ATGTCTACATCTTCATTAGTATTATCCCAGCAATTATTAATCGGTGAACTGCTGAAACAAGCTTCACATAAAACGCCTGATAAAGAGTCTTTTGTTTTTGAAGACGAAAGAGTGACCTATAAACAAATGGACGACCGGGCCACGCACTTGGCAGGCTGGCTTCAATCCAATGGAGTTAAAAAGAATGATAAGGTCGGTTTTATTCTGAAAAACGGCTTGCCATTTATCGAAGTTTTCTTTGGTGTGTCTCTCTCAGGCGGCGTAGGTGTACCGCTTAACTTCCGCCTGGCCGCAAATGAACTGGAATACATTATTAACAATTCTGATACTAAACTTCTAATTATTGACAATGAATTTGCAGAAGTCATACTGTCCATCCAAGACAGAATACCTAACGTAGAAACCTTGGTTATTGTAAACAATACGGGGACCATACAAAACGGTATCACGTACAGTTCAATTTTTGAGGAACCTGTTTTGTACACACCATGCGAGGATCTGACTGACAATGACCCCGGAATGATTGTGTATACATCCGGTACGACAGGGAAGCCAAAGGGTGCGGTTTTGACACATAAAAACCTATATATTAATCGTCTGCAAATCATTTGGGAGACAAAGACGCCTTTATATGCAAAACAATTAATTATCCCGCCTTTATTTCATGTAGCGGCAATGGCAGGTCTGATAAAAAATTGCCTAATTAATGGAACCGCAGTTATTCACCGGGACTTTAATCCTGAAAATACTCTAGTAACTATTGAGAAAGAGAAAATCAATTCAATAATGCTAGTTCCAGCCATGTGGAACTCTGTACTTGAAGTGACAGATTTAGAAAAGTATGATTTATCCTCCGTCATTGAATGTTCTTCAGGCGGTGCAGTATGTCCGCTGGAGTTGAAAAAGAAGATTATGTCGACATTAAAAAATGCATCTTACAATGAAACGTTGGGTCAAACGGAAATGAGTCCCGCAGCGACGAGCTTAAATAACCAGGATGTTATCAGAAAGACAAAATCAGTGGGTAAACCTATTTTAGGTGTAGAAGCAAGAATAGTAGATGAAAATATGAATGATGTTCCTGTCGGTGAAGCAGGAGAAATTGTATTTCGCGGTCCTTCCGTGATGAAAGAGTATTATAACAACCCGGAAGGAACAGAAGAAGCATTTAAAGGCGGCTGGTTCCACAGTGGAGATATTGTAAGAGCTGATGAGGAAGGTTTTATCTATATTGTGGATCGGAAAAAAGACATGCTCATTAGTGGCGGTGAAAATATTTATCCCGTCGAAATTGAAGCAGTTCTTCATGCGCATCCAAGTATTTTCGAGTGTGCAGTGGTGGGTGTGCCGGATATCAATTGGGGGGAAAGTGTTAAAGCGTTCATTGTATGTAAGCAAGGTGAAGAACTTAGCGCTGATGAAGTCATTAATTATTGCACAAAACATTTGGCCTCCTATAAAAAGCCGAAATATGTAGAGTTTGTTGATCAGTTGCCGAGAAACGCCAGCGGTAAAATTTTGAAACAAGTATTGCGAAATGATCTGTTAAAAAAGTGA
- a CDS encoding acyl-CoA dehydrogenase family protein, translating to MKAASVLECGKADRSFFTDEHTMFRDTLQKYLEREAVPYYDQWEKDRLVPRTFWEGLGKNGFICPEISEEYGGMGLDFGFSNILGEELSRIGAGILGIATHSNIIVPYIDSFGTEEQKRKYLPKCVTGESITAIAMTEPGAGSDLANIRTNAVRDGDHYVLNGEKIFITNGIHADVVIVACKTDTKIRPAHRGISLLIVERGMPGFSRGKKLEKMGMHSQDTAELIFEDVRVPVENLLGEEGKGFSYLMQKLQQERLVSANNVLVAAEDMLSLTVDYVTKREAFGNPLSKLQNTQFKIAEMATQVQIGRTFMDDLIVKHMNDEDVVTEVSMAKWWITDVAKRISGECMQLHGGYGYMEEYKIARRYRDVAPSTIYAGSNEIMKVIIAKQLGL from the coding sequence ATGAAGGCAGCGAGCGTTCTGGAGTGCGGAAAAGCTGATCGTTCATTCTTTACGGATGAACATACGATGTTTAGAGATACATTACAGAAGTATCTTGAGAGGGAAGCGGTTCCTTATTATGATCAATGGGAAAAAGATCGTCTGGTCCCCAGAACATTCTGGGAAGGGCTTGGGAAGAACGGTTTTATATGCCCTGAAATCAGCGAAGAATATGGCGGAATGGGACTTGATTTCGGATTCTCAAATATTCTTGGTGAAGAATTATCAAGAATTGGTGCAGGAATCCTCGGGATAGCAACGCACAGTAATATCATCGTCCCTTATATAGATTCATTCGGGACTGAAGAGCAGAAACGAAAGTACTTGCCGAAATGTGTTACAGGGGAAAGTATTACGGCAATTGCGATGACAGAACCTGGTGCTGGTTCTGACTTGGCTAATATTCGAACGAACGCAGTCAGAGACGGCGATCACTATGTATTGAATGGCGAAAAGATATTTATTACGAATGGTATTCATGCGGACGTGGTCATAGTAGCCTGCAAAACAGACACAAAGATTAGACCTGCTCATAGAGGAATAAGCCTGCTGATTGTGGAGAGAGGCATGCCTGGATTCTCACGCGGCAAAAAGCTGGAGAAGATGGGAATGCATAGCCAGGATACAGCAGAATTGATTTTTGAAGATGTGCGCGTGCCAGTTGAAAACCTGCTGGGTGAAGAAGGAAAAGGTTTTTCGTATTTAATGCAAAAACTGCAGCAAGAGAGACTGGTATCAGCGAATAATGTGCTGGTGGCTGCTGAAGATATGCTCAGTTTAACGGTAGATTATGTCACGAAACGGGAAGCCTTTGGAAATCCGCTGAGCAAGCTCCAGAACACTCAATTTAAAATTGCGGAGATGGCAACGCAAGTTCAGATTGGCAGAACATTTATGGATGATTTAATTGTTAAGCATATGAATGATGAGGACGTCGTGACTGAAGTATCTATGGCGAAGTGGTGGATTACTGATGTGGCGAAACGAATCTCGGGGGAATGTATGCAGCTTCATGGCGGATATGGCTATATGGAAGAATATAAGATTGCAAGACGCTATCGTGATGTTGCCCCTTCCACCATTTATGCGGGAAGCAACGAAATCATGAAAGTTATTATCGCAAAGCAGCTAGGCCTGTAA